The following are encoded together in the Babylonia areolata isolate BAREFJ2019XMU chromosome 30, ASM4173473v1, whole genome shotgun sequence genome:
- the LOC143275238 gene encoding uncharacterized protein LOC143275238, which yields MAMYCVLPLIVLVYGGCSAIYCVHKCHRYFRRRRHKHRHSDTESLVAEDEGNDLNQEGGDSLTGSDRQPIKTVSSSSNWDDVTADVNGYSMHRKKTPLPWDNTPHLIPLQEKDSARSREANYSSCRSGESSSADTSGGKGEKEMETNMDDSPPATPGEETMRTNPLPPPPTATTTTTTISNLPPLPPPPPPPPTATTTHNNNNHHLNNFNHHPRPIQIIPISAKEYRQHVTIEPRDSPWDPLHHRPFESRPGGERGGGGGEGGIEETAERRGGGRESAWSIRDEIMAKYDALTSLAMAKRTAEVLRFKATTSSDAAAAANNSSSSTSSLSAGDVGGGGHRPDTLRRKKKKKMVFIAE from the exons ATGGCCATGTACTGCGTACTGCCGCTGATCGTTCTTGTCTACGGCGGATGCAGCGCCATCTACTGCGTTCACAAATGTCACCGCTACTTCCGCAG acgcagacacaagCATCGCCACAGTGACACAGAAAGCTTGGTGGCGGAGGACGAGGGAAACGATCTGAACCAAGAGGGCGGAGACAGTTTGACTGGCAGCGACAGGCAGCCAATCAAAacggtcagcagcagcagcaactgggATGACGTCACTGCTGATGTCAATGGGTACAGCATGCATCGCAAGAAAACACCTCTTCCTTGGGACAATACCCCACACCTG ATCCCGCTACAGGAGAAGGACAGCGCGAGGTCACGTGAGGCTAATTATAGCTCCTGCAGATCAGGGGAGAGCAGCAGCGCCGACACCTCGGGTggcaagggagagaaggagatggagacgaACATGGATGACTCTCCGCCAGCCACCCCAGGGGAGGAGACGATGAG GACAAacccactaccgccaccaccgacagcaaccaccaccaccaccaccatctccaacctccccccactaccaccaccaccaccaccaccaccaaccgcaacaacaacccacaacaacaacaaccaccacctgaACAACTTCAACCACCACCCTCGACCCATCCAGATCATCCCCATCTCGGCCAAGGAATACCGACAGCACGTGACGATCGAGCCACGAGATTCTCCGTGGgaccccctccaccaccgcccTTTCGAGTCACGcccaggaggagagagaggaggaggaggaggggaaggaggaatagAGGAGACGGCGGAgcggagaggagggggcagggagtcAGCTTGGTCGATCCGTGACGAGATCATGGCTAAGTACGACGCTCTAACGTCACTGGCCATGGCCAAGCGAACGGCCGAAGTGCTGAGATTCAAGGCCACCACCAGCAGTGACGCTGCTGCCGcggccaacaacagcagcagcagcacctcgTCATTGTCGGCGGGGGACGTGGGAGGCGGCGGTCACCGGCCGGATAccctgaggaggaagaagaagaagaagatggttttCATTGCTGAGTGA